In the genome of Candidatus Campbellbacteria bacterium, one region contains:
- a CDS encoding peptidoglycan DD-metalloendopeptidase family protein, protein MNKLPPRIALFLGFFIFILSVCIPLSVDAQYSRRMSSSYRTKINKLDDDAVEHLPIPVLFGVTPGMLWPNFGDPRGEGTREHEGEDIMAPKGAPVVSPTEAVVTRTGTGSSSGKYVTTANPGGETFVYMHLSEISVSNGDELDEGELVGLVGNTGNASGGAAHLHLEIRDGREATDPFPRLTREFSLKDKIEFLTDALNDVDDEDEFISFVVEHYQSELWQAKGAGIELPSDIEKELKAIPTSTPVGATAVGDLTLDSQGPPVATLQGFLIAKNTGPSAVALASAGATGYFGPITQRSLIEYQVAHNISPATGYFGPKTRAYILANE, encoded by the coding sequence ATGAATAAATTACCTCCTCGCATCGCTCTTTTCCTCGGTTTCTTTATTTTTATTTTAAGTGTATGCATACCGCTGTCTGTGGATGCTCAATATAGTAGACGCATGTCAAGTTCCTATCGTACCAAAATCAATAAATTGGACGACGATGCGGTTGAGCATCTTCCTATTCCAGTTCTTTTTGGTGTGACACCCGGCATGCTATGGCCCAACTTCGGCGATCCGCGTGGAGAGGGGACGAGAGAGCACGAAGGAGAGGATATTATGGCACCAAAAGGAGCACCTGTTGTATCTCCTACGGAGGCCGTTGTTACCCGTACTGGTACAGGTTCAAGCTCAGGTAAATATGTCACTACCGCGAATCCGGGAGGCGAAACATTCGTGTATATGCACTTGAGTGAAATTTCGGTTTCAAACGGCGACGAGCTTGATGAAGGTGAGCTCGTTGGGCTTGTTGGCAATACCGGTAACGCATCTGGTGGGGCAGCACACCTTCATCTTGAAATTCGTGACGGTCGAGAGGCGACTGACCCATTTCCACGCTTGACTCGCGAGTTTTCACTCAAAGATAAAATAGAGTTCCTTACAGATGCTTTGAATGATGTAGATGATGAAGACGAATTTATTTCATTTGTTGTAGAACACTATCAAAGTGAGCTGTGGCAAGCAAAGGGTGCAGGTATTGAACTTCCTAGTGATATAGAAAAGGAACTCAAGGCTATTCCGACATCTACTCCTGTGGGAGCAACGGCAGTAGGAGACCTCACACTTGATTCACAAGGACCTCCTGTTGCTACACTTCAAGGATTTCTTATTGCAAAAAATACCGGACCATCCGCCGTTGCATTGGCATCTGCGGGAGCAACGGGCTACTTTGGCCCTATCACACAACGCTCCCTTATTGAGTACCAAGTGGCACACAACATTTCACCTGCGACAGGATATTTTGGTCCAAAAACCCGCGCGTATATTCTGGCTAATGAGTAA
- a CDS encoding ZIP family metal transporter: MIIVIITIATFLATLLGGLFALHLKDRLHLILGFSAGAVIGVAFFDLIPEAISLGGMTYSASFITTIMAVGFVLYLLLDRLFLMHGHDEHCAHEGRGRVGAGSLSLHSFLDGVGIGLAFQVSPAVGAIVAVAVLTHDFSDGINTVGFILKNGGNRKQALRWLLVDACAPVLGVLSTLFFSVQDATLALLLALFSGFFLYIGASDLLPESHHAHPVKWTTFATILGIGVMYGVIRLMGV, encoded by the coding sequence ATGATTATTGTCATAATTACTATTGCAACATTTTTAGCAACACTTTTAGGTGGATTGTTTGCACTACACCTCAAAGATCGTCTTCATTTGATATTAGGATTTAGTGCCGGTGCGGTTATTGGTGTAGCGTTTTTTGATTTAATTCCAGAAGCGATTTCATTGGGTGGCATGACATACTCTGCATCTTTTATCACCACTATAATGGCGGTTGGTTTTGTGTTGTATTTGTTGCTCGATAGATTATTTTTGATGCACGGACACGACGAGCATTGTGCACATGAAGGGAGGGGGAGGGTTGGTGCAGGAAGTTTGTCATTGCACAGTTTTCTTGATGGTGTTGGAATTGGTTTAGCATTTCAAGTTTCTCCTGCAGTTGGTGCGATTGTTGCTGTTGCGGTTTTGACGCATGATTTTTCAGACGGTATCAACACCGTTGGTTTTATTCTCAAAAATGGTGGAAATAGAAAACAAGCACTGCGATGGCTCCTCGTTGATGCATGCGCGCCCGTTCTCGGTGTTCTTTCAACCCTCTTCTTTTCGGTTCAGGATGCAACACTTGCACTTCTTCTTGCTCTTTTCTCTGGATTTTTCTTGTACATCGGTGCAAGTGATTTACTGCCCGAGAGTCACCACGCACATCCTGTGAAATGGACAACATTTGCAACCATCCTCGGTATTGGTGTGATGTACGGTGTTATTCGTTTAATGGGGGTATAA
- a CDS encoding NAD(P)/FAD-dependent oxidoreductase, translated as MALMDAKTPWDVIVIGGGPSGMMAAGTAAQNSAKVLLIEKNGKLGEKLLITGGGRCNVTNSEFDTRKFLEKFKENGKFLFSAFAQWGVKETLDFFHTRGMPTKVEAELRTFPTSNSAQSVWGVLVKNIQKHNVEILSNSPVTDIVREDGNIVGVQLQSKKIVRGKSIIIATGGTSRPETGSTGDAYAWLQKIGHTVVLPTPSLVPVALKDVWVKKLAGITLSDIKITVFQNEKKYFIAKGKILFTHVGISGPTVLNMSKDIGELLKYGDGEVVCALDLLPTHDYGKLNTALQELFKEHDKKKFQNALSNLIPKALVPIIIELGGFNGETHCNSITREERLKLVKTLKHIPLHVKKLLGTEKAIITSGGVVLDEIDFKTMRSRLFPNLYIIGDMLDVDRPSGGYSLQLCWTTGFVAGLSASKQA; from the coding sequence ATGGCATTAATGGACGCAAAAACCCCATGGGATGTAATTGTAATCGGTGGAGGGCCCTCTGGCATGATGGCAGCGGGTACCGCAGCACAAAATAGTGCTAAGGTTCTTCTCATTGAAAAGAACGGTAAGCTTGGAGAAAAACTTCTCATTACGGGTGGTGGTCGGTGCAATGTCACCAACTCAGAATTTGATACTAGAAAATTTCTTGAAAAATTTAAAGAAAATGGCAAGTTTCTTTTTTCTGCGTTTGCACAGTGGGGCGTAAAGGAAACATTGGACTTTTTTCACACCCGAGGTATGCCGACGAAGGTAGAAGCAGAATTGCGTACATTTCCTACATCAAATTCCGCACAGTCTGTGTGGGGTGTCCTCGTTAAAAATATACAAAAACACAACGTAGAAATACTCTCCAATTCGCCAGTCACCGATATTGTTCGTGAAGATGGAAATATTGTCGGTGTCCAATTACAAAGTAAAAAAATAGTCCGTGGAAAATCTATCATCATTGCAACAGGAGGAACGTCTCGACCAGAAACAGGTTCTACGGGGGACGCATATGCGTGGCTTCAAAAAATTGGGCATACTGTGGTATTGCCTACTCCATCGCTCGTCCCTGTGGCGCTTAAAGATGTATGGGTAAAAAAACTTGCTGGAATTACATTGTCTGATATCAAAATAACGGTGTTTCAAAATGAAAAAAAATATTTTATAGCAAAAGGTAAAATTTTGTTTACCCATGTAGGTATCAGTGGACCAACGGTACTCAATATGAGTAAAGATATTGGTGAACTTTTGAAATATGGAGATGGTGAAGTTGTGTGTGCTCTAGATTTGCTCCCTACACACGATTACGGAAAACTAAATACTGCTCTCCAAGAACTCTTCAAAGAACACGATAAGAAAAAATTTCAAAATGCTCTTTCAAATCTCATCCCCAAAGCACTGGTTCCTATAATTATAGAACTCGGGGGTTTTAATGGAGAAACACACTGCAATAGCATCACACGAGAAGAGCGTCTTAAGCTTGTGAAGACACTTAAACACATTCCACTACACGTGAAGAAGTTACTAGGCACTGAAAAAGCAATTATCACGAGCGGAGGAGTTGTTCTGGATGAAATAGATTTCAAAACAATGCGCTCTCGTCTCTTTCCAAATCTTTATATTATCGGTGACATGTTGGATGTTGATAGACCTTCTGGTGGATACAGTTTACAGCTTTGTTGGACGACTGGGTTTGTTGCTGGACTGTCAGCATCAAAACAGGCATAA
- a CDS encoding pseudouridine synthase, with translation MEKPLFPMRINKYLALKKHSTRRGADELIKKKQVFINGKLAVLGDKVNEKDEVDVRYRGKQKPYLYIAYNKPRGIITHSAQEGEQEIKQVVAVKDVFPVGRLDKDSHGLIILTNDGRITERLLGPTYAHEKEYLVKTKNKLRPNFKEKMEAGVQIEKEHTGKCKVRILNDHTFKVILTEGKKHQIRRMCVALFQEVQDLKRVRIMNVELDDLTEGEHRELKGEELRTFLHTLELA, from the coding sequence ATGGAAAAACCTCTATTCCCCATGCGGATTAACAAGTATTTGGCGCTGAAGAAGCACTCTACACGACGTGGTGCCGATGAACTCATCAAAAAGAAGCAGGTTTTTATTAATGGAAAATTGGCTGTTCTTGGCGACAAAGTAAACGAAAAAGATGAGGTGGATGTACGCTACCGTGGAAAACAAAAACCATACCTCTATATCGCCTACAATAAACCACGAGGTATCATCACACACTCTGCACAAGAGGGTGAGCAAGAGATTAAACAAGTTGTGGCTGTCAAAGACGTGTTCCCTGTTGGACGTTTGGATAAAGATTCACATGGTCTTATTATCCTCACGAATGACGGACGTATTACTGAACGACTTCTTGGTCCTACCTATGCGCACGAAAAAGAGTACCTCGTCAAAACAAAAAATAAACTACGACCAAATTTCAAAGAAAAAATGGAGGCGGGAGTACAAATCGAAAAAGAACACACCGGAAAGTGTAAGGTTCGTATTCTTAACGATCATACATTTAAAGTAATACTCACCGAGGGAAAGAAACATCAGATTCGACGCATGTGTGTTGCTCTTTTTCAAGAAGTACAAGACCTCAAGCGTGTACGCATTATGAATGTTGAGCTTGACGACCTCACCGAAGGAGAACACCGCGAACTGAAAGGTGAAGAACTCCGCACCTTTTTACACACACTGGAGTTGGCGTAG
- a CDS encoding DoxX family membrane protein yields the protein MQHYHIEESPISHFLFNNTKVAWFWLFVRLYVGYEWLVAGWAKVTSDAWVGSGAGGAITGFLTKALTKTAGAHPDVQGWYADFLQNVVLAYPVFWSHLVAWGELVVGIALILGLFTGIAAFFGLFMNLNYLLAGTVSSNPVLFTLSIGLILAWKVAGYIGIDRYLLPKLGTPWGRAL from the coding sequence ATGCAACATTACCACATTGAGGAGTCACCGATTTCTCATTTTTTATTTAACAACACGAAAGTTGCTTGGTTCTGGCTTTTTGTACGACTCTATGTCGGATACGAATGGCTTGTAGCTGGTTGGGCCAAAGTTACCAGCGATGCGTGGGTTGGGTCTGGCGCCGGAGGTGCTATTACCGGTTTTCTTACCAAGGCTCTAACTAAAACGGCTGGCGCACATCCTGACGTACAGGGATGGTATGCAGACTTTCTACAAAATGTTGTGCTCGCATACCCGGTCTTCTGGTCACACCTCGTTGCGTGGGGAGAATTGGTGGTCGGCATAGCACTTATTCTTGGTCTTTTCACGGGCATTGCGGCATTCTTTGGTCTCTTTATGAATTTGAACTATCTGCTCGCAGGCACGGTGAGCTCAAACCCCGTACTCTTCACCCTTTCAATCGGATTGATTCTTGCATGGAAAGTTGCTGGCTACATTGGCATAGACCGTTATCTTTTGCCGAAACTGGGTACTCCGTGGGGAAGGGCACTCTGA
- a CDS encoding M14 family metallopeptidase, with amino-acid sequence MRRIVTVIGILAVLGIGVFVFFSLRGKTLEPLPIPDEKTENVGTHEVIGTSVQGRTIDAYTYGTGAIHLLFVGGIHGGYEWNSVLLAYQFMDFLTANPTIIPTNLTITVIPSANPDGVFKVVGKDGRFTSADVSSSQEVAASGRFNAHGVDLNRNFDCKWKSESTWRSQIVSAGTSAFSEPETTALRDFILKDTPSAVVFWHSQSNAVYASECEKGILPETLSVMNAYAGASGYPAVTIFDAYPITGDAEGWLASINIPAVTVELQTHETIEWERNLAGIKALFTLYPAVQ; translated from the coding sequence TTGAGGCGAATCGTCACAGTTATTGGTATTCTCGCTGTACTTGGTATAGGTGTATTTGTCTTTTTCAGTCTGCGTGGAAAGACACTCGAACCACTACCAATACCAGATGAGAAGACAGAGAATGTAGGTACACATGAGGTGATTGGTACGTCTGTGCAAGGCCGTACTATTGATGCGTACACATACGGGACAGGAGCGATACACCTATTATTTGTGGGCGGAATACATGGCGGATATGAATGGAATAGTGTACTTCTTGCATATCAATTCATGGATTTTCTCACGGCAAACCCCACAATTATTCCTACCAACCTAACCATTACCGTTATTCCATCCGCCAATCCCGACGGTGTCTTTAAGGTAGTTGGTAAAGATGGACGTTTTACCAGTGCAGATGTTTCCTCGTCTCAAGAGGTTGCCGCATCGGGGCGATTCAATGCGCACGGTGTTGATTTGAATCGTAATTTTGATTGTAAATGGAAGAGCGAAAGTACGTGGCGTTCACAAATAGTTTCTGCAGGAACATCAGCATTTTCTGAACCAGAAACCACCGCTCTCCGTGATTTTATCTTGAAAGATACACCGTCTGCAGTTGTTTTTTGGCACAGTCAGTCAAATGCGGTCTATGCATCAGAGTGTGAGAAGGGGATTCTTCCCGAGACACTTTCTGTGATGAATGCCTATGCTGGTGCTTCAGGATATCCCGCTGTTACAATATTTGACGCATATCCGATTACTGGTGACGCCGAAGGATGGCTTGCATCTATCAACATTCCTGCTGTTACTGTGGAACTTCAAACACACGAGACAATCGAGTGGGAACGAAACCTTGCGGGCATTAAGGCACTATTTACTTTGTACCCCGCGGTACAATAG
- a CDS encoding VTT domain-containing protein: protein MSFLRSKAYFVLLWLTLLLGGLYMYFFHPTFFQGQLARVMGVSVYLGYAILLVVGSLRGFTLIPSTYLIIAGLLFFEPLPLFILIMAGIIVSSLSVYYFSEFLHLDLFFEKHHHERVAQIKSALEKNELPIIIFWAVSPFLPTDIICYVCGTLRVNVHKFILGICIGESIIVATYVFFGEYLLKYSHSIFFFFV, encoded by the coding sequence ATGTCTTTTCTTCGTTCAAAAGCATATTTTGTTCTTCTCTGGCTTACCTTGCTTCTCGGGGGGCTGTATATGTATTTTTTTCATCCAACCTTTTTTCAAGGGCAGCTTGCTCGTGTGATGGGGGTATCAGTCTATCTCGGGTATGCGATACTTTTGGTTGTAGGATCACTACGCGGTTTTACGCTCATCCCATCAACATATCTCATTATTGCTGGACTCTTATTTTTTGAGCCACTTCCACTCTTCATACTTATAATGGCAGGTATTATTGTTTCCTCTCTGAGTGTGTATTATTTTTCAGAGTTCCTGCACCTTGATTTGTTTTTTGAAAAACACCACCATGAACGGGTTGCGCAAATAAAAAGTGCGCTTGAAAAGAACGAGCTGCCGATTATTATTTTTTGGGCGGTGTCACCATTTTTACCAACGGATATTATTTGTTACGTGTGTGGGACACTACGGGTTAATGTACACAAGTTTATTCTCGGTATTTGTATAGGAGAGTCCATAATTGTCGCTACATACGTATTCTTTGGAGAATATCTCTTGAAGTATAGTCACAGCATTTTTTTCTTTTTTGTATAA
- a CDS encoding M14 family metallopeptidase, with protein sequence MKKTIIALVVIILIIVGGYFLMKQKTVDVPNPVATTTTTTTTVVVPPGEDQGDKAQVVIGTSVQGRDILAYNYGKGSTKLLFVGGIHGGYEWNTVQVAYELMDYLKANPSAIPANIQVSVIPVVNPDGLTKVVGTDGRFTSADVSPSQAVAVSGRFNANNVDLNRNFDCDWQATGTWQNKSVSGGTSVFSEPESKAVRDYVNALDPTAVVVWYSAAGGVYASSCNGPVPPETLAVTNAYAKASGYPAYESFDFYETTGDMVNWLAKNNIPAISVLLTNHTDTEWAKNKAGIEALFKAYTK encoded by the coding sequence ATGAAAAAAACAATCATTGCACTCGTCGTCATTATTCTCATTATTGTTGGTGGTTATTTTTTGATGAAACAAAAGACAGTAGATGTGCCTAATCCAGTTGCAACAACAACTACGACTACAACCACGGTGGTTGTACCTCCTGGTGAAGACCAGGGTGATAAGGCCCAAGTTGTTATTGGTACGTCTGTGCAAGGGCGCGACATTCTTGCCTACAACTACGGCAAAGGTAGTACAAAACTTCTCTTTGTTGGAGGTATACACGGCGGATATGAATGGAACACGGTTCAGGTTGCATATGAATTGATGGACTATTTGAAAGCAAATCCTTCTGCTATCCCCGCAAACATACAGGTTAGTGTTATTCCAGTAGTGAACCCAGACGGTCTTACTAAAGTTGTGGGTACTGATGGACGTTTTACATCAGCAGATGTTTCACCATCACAAGCAGTTGCTGTGTCTGGTCGTTTCAATGCAAACAATGTTGACCTCAATCGAAACTTTGATTGTGACTGGCAAGCAACAGGTACATGGCAGAACAAATCGGTTTCCGGTGGAACGAGCGTATTTTCTGAACCAGAAAGTAAAGCTGTCCGTGATTATGTAAACGCACTTGATCCTACTGCAGTTGTTGTGTGGTACAGCGCCGCTGGTGGTGTCTATGCATCAAGTTGTAATGGCCCCGTTCCTCCAGAGACACTCGCGGTGACAAACGCATATGCAAAAGCTTCTGGATATCCTGCATACGAAAGCTTTGATTTCTACGAGACAACAGGTGACATGGTGAATTGGTTGGCCAAGAACAACATTCCTGCAATCAGCGTTCTTCTCACTAACCACACCGACACTGAGTGGGCAAAAAACAAGGCTGGTATCGAGGCACTCTTTAAGGCCTACACTAAATAA
- a CDS encoding YdcF family protein → MKRFKLYVLVSLCFLIAFIFVTNSVIYVGTKPYIYSDVTSAPDAEAALIPGAAVLGDGTLSPIFVDRVEMAIRLYEARKVSKILVSGDNSTVSHNEVNPVRLYLIHRGVPDQDIFLDHAGFDTYSTMYRARDIFGVSSVLITTQSFHLPRSVFIARRLGIQAYGVNADVGNILFRNTIREVFANEKAVLDLMFHTEPKYLGEEIPITGDGRNYP, encoded by the coding sequence ATGAAGCGTTTCAAACTGTATGTTCTGGTGAGCTTGTGTTTTTTAATTGCTTTTATTTTTGTCACCAATAGTGTTATCTATGTAGGGACTAAACCATACATATATAGTGACGTTACATCTGCTCCAGATGCCGAGGCGGCACTTATTCCTGGGGCGGCTGTTTTAGGAGATGGTACACTCTCACCTATTTTTGTAGACCGTGTTGAAATGGCCATTAGATTGTATGAAGCAAGAAAGGTGTCAAAAATTCTTGTTTCTGGCGACAACAGCACCGTGAGTCACAATGAGGTGAATCCAGTTCGCCTTTATCTTATACATAGGGGTGTTCCCGACCAGGATATTTTTCTTGACCACGCAGGTTTTGATACCTATAGCACCATGTATCGTGCGCGTGACATTTTTGGGGTTTCTTCCGTGCTCATTACCACACAGTCGTTCCATTTACCTCGTTCTGTTTTTATTGCACGCCGACTCGGAATACAAGCGTATGGGGTAAATGCGGATGTTGGAAATATTCTTTTCCGCAACACTATTCGCGAGGTTTTTGCCAATGAGAAGGCAGTACTTGATCTCATGTTTCATACAGAGCCAAAATATCTGGGGGAGGAAATCCCAATAACCGGAGACGGTAGAAACTACCCATAA
- a CDS encoding peptide-methionine (R)-S-oxide reductase produces the protein MDEEAFKKKLNPEQYRVMRQKDTERPFSGKFWDHDEHGVYTCAFCGTALFASLSKCEAENGWPTFTGPINIKDVVLIPDGTTAGKSEVTCKECSGHLGYTIEKIHDDTKEMRYVINSASLNFLKLPEINTDDGDKDAEDEKNTSESQKKELSSKTTSGVLSPSIQNILLLFAALLIGGVAGAGYGSYVCQNGIPSLIEPTATSTTEVTTTTEVTVTTGTPRGMGTVSTVVGTTPVASTSAVVATSSAGSATTTVVTTSSTTTSSTGVPPADATSSTSSTTGTP, from the coding sequence ATGGACGAAGAAGCTTTCAAAAAGAAATTAAATCCAGAGCAGTATCGCGTCATGCGACAGAAGGACACCGAGCGTCCTTTTTCTGGCAAATTTTGGGACCATGATGAGCACGGTGTCTACACATGTGCCTTCTGTGGCACTGCTTTATTTGCATCGCTTTCAAAATGTGAGGCAGAAAATGGATGGCCGACATTTACTGGTCCAATCAACATAAAAGACGTAGTTCTCATCCCTGATGGCACAACGGCCGGAAAGAGCGAAGTAACATGCAAAGAGTGTAGTGGTCATTTGGGATACACAATAGAAAAAATACATGACGATACAAAAGAAATGCGGTATGTTATCAATTCCGCATCGCTTAACTTTTTAAAGTTGCCGGAGATAAACACGGATGATGGAGACAAAGACGCAGAGGATGAAAAAAATACATCTGAATCACAAAAAAAGGAACTATCTTCAAAAACAACAAGCGGTGTTTTGAGCCCATCCATTCAAAACATACTCCTGCTTTTTGCAGCACTTCTTATCGGTGGTGTAGCGGGAGCGGGGTATGGTTCGTATGTATGTCAGAATGGAATACCGAGTCTTATTGAACCAACGGCGACATCAACAACAGAAGTAACAACAACGACAGAGGTAACCGTAACAACAGGAACACCCCGGGGAATGGGAACAGTATCAACGGTGGTGGGGACGACACCCGTCGCCTCCACGTCGGCAGTAGTAGCAACATCTTCTGCGGGAAGTGCGACCACTACCGTAGTTACCACTTCTTCTACCACAACCTCGTCTACTGGAGTGCCACCAGCAGATGCGACAAGTAGCACTTCTTCAACTACAGGAACACCTTAA
- a CDS encoding HAD family phosphatase, whose translation MIKVAIFDMDGLMFDTESAYSVVHGAMSKKRGKEYTLELKNSFMGKRASEVIEGLNIYWGKNENVKDLFKEQDAELVRIYSESVEKLKGLDSLLTFLNEHSIRKCIGTSSRRFLVGVLLKKFNLESEFEFIVSGDMVERGKPDPEIYLKCIAQLGVSPEECLVFEDSLNGVKAGVSAGCKVCAIPSEYTHHDDFSIASLLAESLDDKVIGNFILL comes from the coding sequence ATGATTAAAGTAGCTATCTTTGATATGGACGGGCTGATGTTTGATACAGAATCGGCATATTCTGTTGTGCACGGTGCTATGTCAAAGAAGCGTGGAAAAGAGTACACGCTAGAATTGAAAAATAGTTTCATGGGGAAACGTGCTTCCGAGGTTATAGAGGGGCTCAATATATATTGGGGGAAAAATGAAAACGTTAAAGATCTTTTTAAAGAACAAGATGCTGAGCTTGTGAGAATATATAGTGAGTCAGTGGAAAAACTTAAAGGTCTCGATAGTCTACTTACTTTTTTGAATGAACACAGTATTCGAAAGTGTATCGGAACATCCTCACGACGTTTTTTGGTGGGCGTGCTTCTTAAAAAGTTTAATCTTGAAAGTGAGTTTGAGTTTATTGTTTCTGGAGATATGGTTGAAAGGGGTAAGCCAGATCCTGAAATTTATTTGAAATGCATTGCACAACTCGGTGTTTCTCCCGAAGAGTGTTTAGTTTTTGAGGACTCTCTTAATGGTGTGAAGGCTGGTGTTTCTGCAGGGTGTAAGGTCTGTGCAATACCGTCGGAATATACACATCACGATGATTTTTCTATAGCATCTCTACTTGCTGAATCTTTAGATGATAAGGTGATTGGGAATTTCATTCTTCTGTAG
- a CDS encoding ATP-binding cassette domain-containing protein codes for MSRDEIILRFEELSFAYEPTKPILDEVSFSIRRNSKLTIMGQNGGGKSTIFKLITGIVEPEDGEVSRVNGLTIAIARQVIPRDELSLTVRDFFVKAFEDSVQAGLRKDIGKIHNIDPKIDDVLEVVNLKGHEKMHERIIRSFSGGQQARLLLASALIQDPDLLLLDEPTNNLDKAGIEHLTDFLRAYKKTLMVISHDSEFLNAFTDAVLYLDIYTQKVQQYVGNYFDVVEQIAAQVERENRKNAQLAKKIQDNKDKANFFAHKGGKMRLVARRMREEAEELEESKVDTRKDDKTIRPFIIPFQKGLVGDILTITKFKTMSPKTHKFVERKANVTVRKNWHLLLKGPNGIGKSTLLEAIAKGTADGSKILEGATVGYYRQDFSTLNFEDTVYESLGSVMKERVEETMRATAAGFLINAELIQSKIGSLSEGQKGLVAFARLVLQKPGLLILDEPTNHINFRHIPVIAEALNKYEGAMVLVSHVPEFVEKIRIDDILDLEK; via the coding sequence GTGTCCCGAGATGAAATAATACTGCGTTTCGAAGAGCTCAGTTTTGCGTACGAGCCCACAAAACCCATACTTGATGAGGTTTCTTTCTCTATACGTCGAAATTCAAAATTGACCATCATGGGACAAAATGGTGGTGGAAAAAGTACTATTTTTAAGCTTATTACAGGAATAGTGGAGCCAGAAGACGGTGAGGTGTCTCGAGTGAATGGACTTACAATTGCGATTGCTCGACAAGTTATTCCTCGTGATGAACTTAGTTTGACGGTGCGAGATTTTTTTGTAAAAGCATTTGAAGATTCCGTACAAGCAGGTTTGCGAAAAGATATTGGGAAAATTCACAACATTGATCCCAAGATTGATGATGTGCTTGAGGTGGTGAACTTGAAAGGGCACGAAAAAATGCACGAACGAATCATACGTTCTTTTTCTGGAGGTCAGCAGGCACGGCTCCTTCTTGCGTCTGCATTAATTCAAGACCCAGATTTACTTCTTCTTGATGAGCCGACAAATAATTTGGATAAAGCGGGTATTGAACACCTCACTGATTTTTTGAGAGCGTATAAAAAAACACTGATGGTTATTTCGCATGACTCGGAATTTTTAAATGCATTTACTGATGCTGTGTTGTACTTGGATATCTATACTCAAAAAGTGCAACAGTACGTTGGAAACTATTTTGATGTGGTTGAGCAGATTGCTGCTCAAGTGGAGCGAGAGAATCGAAAAAATGCACAACTTGCTAAAAAAATTCAAGACAACAAAGACAAGGCAAACTTTTTTGCACACAAAGGAGGAAAAATGCGTTTAGTTGCAAGGCGTATGCGTGAAGAAGCCGAAGAACTTGAGGAAAGTAAGGTGGACACACGGAAAGACGATAAAACTATTCGTCCGTTTATTATTCCGTTTCAAAAAGGGCTGGTTGGAGATATCCTCACGATTACCAAGTTTAAGACGATGAGTCCAAAAACACACAAGTTTGTAGAACGAAAGGCGAATGTCACCGTGCGCAAAAATTGGCACCTTCTCTTAAAAGGACCGAATGGTATTGGTAAAAGCACGCTTTTGGAAGCAATTGCCAAGGGGACAGCGGACGGTTCAAAAATTTTAGAAGGTGCAACCGTCGGATACTATCGACAGGATTTCTCAACACTCAATTTTGAAGACACTGTCTATGAGTCCCTTGGAAGCGTGATGAAGGAACGTGTAGAAGAAACTATGCGTGCAACCGCTGCGGGATTTCTTATTAATGCAGAACTTATTCAAAGTAAAATCGGTAGTCTTTCAGAGGGGCAGAAGGGACTTGTTGCATTTGCACGACTCGTACTTCAAAAACCAGGACTTCTCATTCTTGACGAGCCCACAAACCATATCAACTTCCGTCACATTCCTGTTATTGCTGAAGCGCTCAACAAGTATGAAGGAGCGATGGTGTTAGTGTCTCACGTACCCGAATTTGTGGAGAAAATTCGTATTGACGATATTCTTGATTTGGAAAAATAG